The DNA sequence gttgaAACCTCAGGTTTGAACCTCTGCACCACAGAACTGACTCATAACTGCAGCAGCTAATCCTCATTCCACAGCTTTGGGTAGCTATTCCAGGAGTAAAACAGCTCTGTGGTCTtcaggtttaaactccagccaAGCACAATGCAATTGCCCCGGAGTCATTAAATGGTAATATAAGTttccaaataattaatttgaatggAATTGTAGCCTTTTAGTATTTAAAAGTGGGTATCCTAATAAACAAGAAGGTTCTGTTCaatcaaaaaagaagaaaagtaatTGTTcctcaaaatgtacaaaaaaacaagaatgatCTATTTCGGAAACAGGTACGTGTATGTTTTCACCATTAAAATACATGAAAACGAAGTCACAACACTGCGTATGTATTTCTTGATGTCCTAATACACTTTACATTAAGACAAATAGCCAAAAAATCCAATACCATCAGGACAAAGCTAGCAGATAGCATTACGCCATATTTACCCTAAGCCAACAGATCTAGCTGCTGCTATGTaataagtgtttattttttaaatgttgtaattAAGTCTTCTGGTTACTTTTTACAACTGATTTGTTTATGACAGCAATGTGAGAAACATAAGCCAGCTCACCCATTGGTTATATTGAAGCTAATTTGCATATGACAAACCCACTCTTACGCATTATGTCTTCCCACCCTGAGCCAAACACCATGTGCATTAAATGGGGGTTTAAGTCTGCAGGGCAACAGGTCAAATGGAATTTTTGCTTTTTAGTATTTTTCCAGAAGGTTTCCTGATAAACAGGAAGCCCCCCCACAAAGGTCAAAAACAAGAAATTTACAACAACATCTCAGAAAACACCAAAGACTTTCTGGCAAAATATGTGTCTATGCTTGTGATATAATCTACtcctatatataaatatatatatatagattggAAGACATTCTACAGAAATTTTGCAATACTgcaaaaagacaatgaacaccAAGCAGCATGTAGAACTACTTGCAAACAAGGCTGCAGCTATTTAAAGAAATGCTGCATCGTGTCTTCTCATCGTAACCTACATATTGTGTGTTAAACGGGAACGCAGGTTTTTCAAATAACTACTTCAAAAAGAATTTTTGCTTTTTAGTACTTGGCAAGTAGGTTAGCTGATAAACAGGAAATCCCCTGTTTtcagtcaaaaagaaaaaagtaactgCTGATAATTTACAAGAAGCTATTTCAAAAGCAGGTATGCTAATACATTGGCACAggttttacagttttaaaatatgtgagAATGAAGTACTGAAAACTCTCCATCAAGAAATTAATGTCCTGATATTCTAATGTGCTTTACACTTAGCAGCATAACCAAAAAGACTGTAAACACCCCAAGCCTACAGCACTAGCTGCTGTTTTAAGTATTTATTGTTTACATGTTGTAATTAAGTCCTCTGGTTACTTTTTCACAGTTGATTTGTTTATGACAACAATGTGAGAAACATAAGCCAGCTCACCCATTGGTTATATTGAAGCTAATTTTCATATGACACGCCCACTCATATGCACTTCCCACCCTGAACCAAACAGCATGTGCGTTAAATGGGGGCTTAAGTTTGCGTGAAAACTTGTCAAATGGAATTTTTGCTTTTTAGTATTTTTCCAGAAGGTTTCCTGATAAACAGGAAGCCCCTACAAAAgtcaaaaataagaaacataaaAGATGTCTCAAAAGCACTTCTTCATTTAGAAAACCCAATCATGCACATATTTATGGATCTCATCACCagagtgtgtggatgggctccatgaTCTGTGTCAACTGTGTGCAACACAACATTGCTtgctagtgacccctgctggttgatcattacattacattacaggcatttagcagatgctcttatccagagcgacgtacaacaagtgcattagggcaaggtgcagaggtgcaaaagaaacacactagagtgagtAAAGAtcatagtgccagaagtgaccacatcaatcaggactccaaccctctagagtaacctgttcagcaaacaacaatcctaccaagtacaaactagcactgatcAGGCACCCTCAGTCTGCTGGCTGAAGTGACTCATTCAGTGAGAGCTTGGCTTAGGGCCCGCAGGCTGATGAGAAGCAACAGCTTCAATCACCATTACAGAGGAAAGGGCATGCCTGGCTGCACCCTGCCAAATTCATAGGGCTGTGTGCAGCGGAGCGGGGTTGGGTGGGggcatgtttaaaatgtgagctCTGAGGGCGGGGCTCACCTTCTGGTCCTCCAGGTACTCGATGTCTGCGGTGTGGTAGCCGTCCCTCTGGCTCCTCCTCAGGACCCGGAACCGGCTCCCCCCGACGGTGTCCACGAAGGACCGCCCGTCCGGCAGGAGGTCCAGCCTCAGGATGTCCAGCATGCAGCCGTAATCAGCGAACCtgccacacagcacagaccgctcacacacacacacacacacacacacacacagcgcagacacacacacgcaaacacaaatacacacagtgcagaatGCTCACcttacacaaacacgcacacgcaaacacacacctgaaccTGAACTGCAGCAGTAAATATCCTCCTGCATATGTGGGTTTCCTGTTTGAGTTTCTCTGGAtaacagtgtaatataatgacCACTAATCTCTGCTACAGGAGGGTGAGGGCTGGAAGAGGGGGCAGAAAGGGGGGGGCAGCTCACCCTTTCCCCGGCTCGTAGGTGCACATGCCGAACTTCCTGGTGCCCGTCTCCACGCAGCGACGCATCATCAGGCGGTAGCGCGGCTCGAAGATGTGCAGCGGGCAGGCCACGCCCGGGAACGCCACCGTGCACACGAAGATCGGGATGTCCTGCGTCAGACTGCGGGCACAGACATGGCGAACACTGTCATGTGACTGAGGCACGCCGGACACGGTCACGTGACAGAAACACGAGGGACGTGGTCATGTGACAGAAACACGAGGGACACGGTCACTGCGGGCACAACACTAGCAGGAGAGGGAAGACCACCCTGCCAATAAGACTAAAGTGCTAACTACTACATGAAATGACAGCTGTCATTTAGATGGGAAGTGTACCCacactgtttcatttcataattaaCATTCTTGAAAAACATGAATTTGCGCACACACGAGCATTTAcatacgtgcgcacacacacacactcttttcaCGTGCATGGTTTCTCTGCTAGCCCACTGCAGCTCTTCAGTACCCATATTTATCTCTCTTTCgcaactgagctgctcttccaGCTGCACTCAAGCAGAGGCAGGGTGGCTTCATGGGCTGAACGCGCTCTTAGGAACACgcgctctctcactcctcctgaACACGCGCGCTCTCACTCCTCCTGAACACgcgctctctcactcctcctgcacacgcactctctcactcctcctgaacatgcactctctcactcctcctgaacactcgctctctcactcctcctgaACACgcgctctctcactcctcctgcacacgcactctctcactcctcctgcACACgcgctctctcactcctcctgaACACgcgctctctcactcctcctgaACACgcgctctctcactcctcctgaacacacactctctcactcctcctgaacacacactctctcactcctcctgaACACGCGCTCTTAGGAACACgcgctctctcactcctcctgaacacacactccctcactccTCCTGAACACGCGCTCTTAGgaacacgctctctctcactcctcctgaACACGCGCTCTTAGGAACACgcgctctctcactcctcctgaACACgcgctctctcactcctcctgcACACgtgctctctcactcctcctgaacacgcactctctcactcctcctgaACACAACATGAGGGTCTTCTGAGGAAGCCTGGCGGACGGTGGCCATGGCAACAGACGCTTACTTGGAGAGCTCGGCGATCTCCGCCTCGTGCACCTGAGtcctctcctccagctgctgggGGAAGAGCTgcgacatcacttcctgcaggAGCACCGTCACGATGTACTTCCTGTTCCTCAGGTActgtggagggggggaagaggaagaggcggagCTGTGAGGACAGCAGTCACCCGAGGAAGgcgaaggaggagaggaaggaggcggGAAGCAGACCTCGTGCAGCGGCTGTTTGCACAGAGGGCAGTGGAGGTTGTGGTCCAGGCTTCGCTCGATGCAGCTCTTGCAGAAGGTGTGGCCGCATGGCGTGCTGACTGGCTCATAAAACTGCCTGAGGCAGGAAAAGGACATGCATATCTCATAATCATCACGCTCGCTACAGAAATATCCAAATGCAACACGGCGCACACTACATATACCACAATGCAACTGCATCCCCACAACCTTTGAACTGATGTAGCTGAGATCATAGTGACTGAGCACCACAGAGCTGCAGTCAGGTGACGTTTAACAACAAAAAGCCAGAACCCACAGATTTCTGAATAAAGCAGCAAAAACTGTCCTTCCCACAGTCATGTGACTTGCAGGAAACTGGCCCTCccagtcatgtgactcacaTAAAACTGGCCCTCCCACAGTCATGTGACTTGCAGAAAACTGGCCCTcccacagtcatgtgactggcAGAAAGCTGGCCCTCCCACAGTCATGTGACTTGCAGAAAACTGGCCCTcccacagtcatgtgactggcAGAAAGCTGGCCCTCCCACAGTCATGTGATTTGCAGAAAACTGGCCCTcccacagtcatgtgactggcAGAAAGCTGGTAAATACCTTATGCACAGGGGGCACTCAAAGTCAGAGACCGTGAGCACGCTGAGGGAAATCTCTTTGCGCTGGCCGCCCCTTCCTGAGGAACCAGAAAGAAACAGACCCTTTAGCTTCCTACATAAACAATAATCCTGGATATAaatcagcttgtgtgtgtgtgtgtgagtgtgtgagaccgTGTGTGTTCACCAGTGCTCTATCCCAGTcagctgtgactctgtgtgtaggtgagtttTGCGGGTGGGTTATCCAGCGTACCTCTCATCCCTCGTTCCTCTTTCCTCATCATCAgctcctcgtcttcctcggcGCTGGGGAGGAAGGACACGGTCTGGCACAGACTCAGACAGCACTCAGTGCTGGTGCCGTGCTTCGCCTCGTCCACGCCCTACCGCAGCGGTCAGAGACACAGGCTCAGACGCGGAGCAGAACCGCACGGCGATCTATTCGGCTCGACACACAAGTGCATTTACATCAACTGAATAAGAACGAAAATTCCAGGAAATAAAGGTTCAGGGACCCTGAAGGGAAGCCCTTAATGTCACCTGTGCCGCGTCGTCCTGCCTGCCCGCGTCCCCTTCCTGGTCTGCTGAGCGCTTTGAGCCGTCTCCATGGGAGGGCGCCACTGCGCTGACGACGGGACGGGGGTCCCGCAGGTACTCCGAAACCAGCGGCAGTAACTGCGGCGAGTCCTCCGGCACAGCCACGCCCTCCGCCGCCAAGATCTGCGAGCCACAAAAAAAACGGCATGAAgggatttaatatttaataaacagcACGTCTGTCCCTGTCTTTCTGTACACATTAGATTTGGTAACCATGGTAGCTGAGAGGCACTTTACACCAAACCCATAAAACAGATTAGAAACGCCCTGTTCCTGGGGAATATGAACTTCATGATGCCAGCAACAGGTCCTTAcatgtttcatatttaattcattaatttaattgcattgttttaatttttgtattttgtatttaattatttgattttgttttcagttatgtAAAGAGCCTGACTGTGTTTGATTTGACAATTTAATTCCCATTCTGACGTGTGGCTGTGGTGAAGTCAGGTGAGACTCACCTTTGTGACCTCACTCCTGACCCCTCCCAGGTGAGACTCACCTTGGTGACCTCGCTCCTGGCGGTGCTGAATTCGGGGTGCAGGCGCAGGCAGTGCTGATACTGGCACAGAGCCTCTGTGTGTCTCCCCATGTCCTGGAGGACACGCCCCTTCCGAAAAAAACCCTGAGCATGATGGGTGAAAAACACAGGGCTGGGTCAGAGCACTGATACTGACCATGTTCTACAGCAGGGCTGGGTCAGAGCACTGACACTGACCATGTTCTACAGCAGGGCTGGGTCAGAGCACTGATACTGACCATGTTCTACAGCAGGGCTGGGTCAGAGCACTGATACTGACCATGTTCTACAGCAGGGCTGGGTCAGAGCACTGACACTGACCACGTTCTACAGCAGGGCTGGGTCAGAGCACTGATACTGACCATGTTCTACAGCAGGGCTGGGTCAGAGCACTGATACTGACCATGTTCTACAGCAGGGCTGGGTCAGAGCACTGATACTGACCACgttctacagcagggctgcctagccttgttcctggagctctaccgtcctgttttcagtccaaccctagTTTGGCACATGTGACTCTACTGAGTAGCAGCTCAAGGAGAGCTCTAGCCATTGAaggtgaggtgtgctttgttagggtttgactgaaaacctgcaggacagtagatctccaggaacagggttgggtagccctgctCTAGAGTTTCACCTGAATAAAGGTGGATATTTGCACCCAcacaagccccgcctccttcccACCCTCCCCATGGTGTGccccgtctccatggcgacaggccacgccccctcacctcAGCCCAGGAAGGGCGCTGGCGGCACAGATCGCTCAGATCCCGCAGCGCGTCGGCGAAACGCTGCAGTCCCACAAACACCTCTGCCCTCCACAGCTTCAGACTCACGTCCTCtgggtctgtgcgtgtgtgtgtgtgtgtgtgtgtgtgtgtgagtgtgtgtgcgtgtgtgtgtgagtgtgtgtgtgtgtgtgtgtgagtgtgagtgagggtgtgtgagtgtgtgtgtgtgtgtgtgtgagggtgtgtgagtgtgtgtgtgtgagtgtgtgtgtgtgtgtgtgtgtgtgtgtatgtgtgtgtgtgtgtgagggtgtgtgagtgtgtgtgtgtgtgtgtgtgtgagggtgtgtgtgtgtgtgtgtgtgtgtgagggtgtgtgagtgtgtgtgtgtgtgtgtgtgtgtgtgtgcgcgtgtgtgtgtgtgtgtgtgtgtgagtgtgtgtgtgtgtgtgtgtgtgtgtgtgtgtgagggtgtgtgagtgtgtgtgtgtgtgtgtgtgtgtgtgtgcgcgtgtgtgtgtgtgtgtgtgtgtgtgtgtgtgtgagtgagggtgtgtgagtgtgtgtgtgtgtgtgtgtgagggtgtgtgagtgtgtgtgtgtgtgtgtgtgtgtgagggtgtgtgagtgtgtgtgtgtgtgtgtgtgtgagggtgtgtttgtgtgtgagggtgtgtgtgtgagtgtgtgagtgtgtgtgaaagagaaaaaaccaCAAATAGGTGTTTAGTGAATTTCATGTTGCTAAAGCAACAATCTTTCAGTACTCATTTTGATTGTAGGAAGAATTGGAAATCCATCCCGCTGGGTTATACACAGTAAGCATAGTGACCCAGCACATCCCTCCTGCTGGgttacacacagccctgtctcTCCTGACCGGTGACATTCCTCGGAAGCTCAGCATTCCAGCTCGGAGCCAGGACTGGAGGCAGCAccactgagcatgctcctcacagccccacccacacacagccatcaCACCTATATATACCTGTGAGAATCACACCTATATATACCTGTGATCATCACACCTATATATACCTGTGAGAATCACACCTATATATACCTGTAAGCATCACACCTATATATACCTGTAAGCATCACACCTACATAAGCATCACACCTATAAGTGACTGTCATGTAATGCCAGAGTCTGTTTCTACCTGCATGTCTGCTTCAGAACCAGATCCAGAAGCAGCTGTGACGTTTAAAGAAGGAAGCAGGTTTGAAAAGTCATTCCCTAGTGTGGATATGGCCAACCTGGGTCCTGGAGATCGGCAGGTTCggctagtttttgttttcaccttaaacgCAGCAACCACCTTAGACCCACGACACCATGTGAAGTGTGTTAACTTTGTAATTGACTGCATTAATAGATTAACAAAGTCCCAAATAACCACAATAACCAGCAGGCCCTGCGCCTCTCCGAGACCAGGGTAGGCCCTCCCTGTGCTAGTGGTCTGTGAGTAATGGTGGTTTGTGCTTGGCAGTTATTTTCTGAGCTAAAAAGCCCCAGAGCAGGCTGGGTAATCCTGACGGGACAGAAACCTCAGCCACATCCTGACGCGTGACATAACAGCATATGTAATCGTCCCATTCCAGCCGTTAGATCAGATGGATATGTAACTCCACAGCTTCTGCAGAGGCCAGTGTCTTCGGCAAAAACAGGTGTGCACAGTGTTTTCATAATCGCCAACCAAATTTGTTAATTATCAAATATGAACTATATCCTCCTGAAACCaggcagaaaaacatttttacatttttttaagtatttatatttttttgacataatacgaatgaaaagtttttaaaaaatattattcattttattgtcttttttaaaatcaatgtaaagtatctgtttttttataatgaaagaCCAGAGACTCTCCTACAGGGTCAGAGATTAATTACGATAACTCAGGATAACTCAGGATAACTCAGGCCAAACCAGATTTCCCTGATTAGTAGAGCTAGCTGCAGGCACAAACATTTTGCACAGTTGTTTAGGGCCAAAACCACCCCTGGGACACAcagttctatttttatttatttggaacaTTCTGGTGCCACCCTAGGACAACTCTGCTGGTTAGCTCCTTTTGACCGAGTGAACATTACACAACCCCTGTCCAGGAACACCTGTCTGGACAAGGTAACATCCTCCGCTACATACAGATGAGCTATTAAAACCTCTTACGCACGGCCTTACGTAAGGTCACATCACATCGCAAACAGCTGCGCCGCGAGGCGAGGCTCCTGACTAGGCTTCCTAGAGGTCTCCAGACATCAGTGAGACGCCCGAGTGCAGTGGAGAGGGGTTACTGACTGAGCTACAATTTCGGAGCATCCTAACTTTTAGCTATTGCACTGggttcttttttaaagaaggcaGTGCATTTCAAAGTTTAAGGAAATGCGGATGTCAGACAGATATGGTCATACTGCGTAATTGGGTGTGCGGGACTAAGTGTTATACGAGGTCACGCCAGGTTATGCAATGTACGTGTTTTGTCGTTACAACCGGAGGTTGCATAAGGACTGACAGCAGAGATGTTTTCGCAAGCACTTACATATATCCAAACCTTCATCCACGATCCGCAAAGCCTGCGCAAACTCGCGGGCTTTCAGTCGCTCCCGTAAGCGGCACTTCAGCTTCACTTCCTCGGGGCAGCACTTCTCAATAACGCTGAACAGCAGAAcgttattttttatgtttttcacgTCCCGAGACTTAAGCTTCTCTTTGCAAATTGGGCATCTCGCGGACAGACTGGTCCCGACACACCTCCGGCAGAACGAATGGCCACACGGGACGGTCACCGGTTCACACATCAGGAACTCACAGATCGGACAGTCCATGAAGTCCATGTTCGCTTATCATCGGGTTTGATTTCCACTGAAAAGAGGTTACCGCTTTCAGGTGAAAGTAAGACCAGCAGAGATCggattattcaaaaaaaaaaaaaatacgaatGAAGAGAACAGACAACAGCTAGCCTACATGATTCGGTTTAATTAATTCCGAGGAGGCTGCAGAACCGTCCCTCCTGAACACTGAAAGCAAGGCTTCAGTCATTCGGTTCAGAAATGTGAAAGAACATAAAGATGATTCTTTGTTATCTAAAATAAACAGAGGCATTTCCCAAACGTGCCAACATCCCCACTGTGTCAGTTTCAGCACGATGTTGTCTGGGAGCTGACCTTGGTCTCAAAATGCGTTCTAGTCCTCGGTCATTCACGAAGGTTATCCGTTGTCAATCATAACTTAGTCTTTGATATGGATCGTACAACATTAGCACCTTACTCCGTACATGTTGAATACGTGCTCTCCGCCTGTGTTCAAATACCGTGCTCGCCGAGTGTGCGTCGACACTGTCGAACTCCATCAGCGTCGGACTAAAAAGATCATCTCCGAATGCTGGTTtcagtattttgtttcatttcctctAATATTCCAAGTACACAGTGGAACATTACCTCGACATGGCACAAATAAGTGCAGCTGGTTTGCCTGCAAACaccataacattacataaataaaggCCACGTGATTCGAAAGTGAGTGTTCCTATTGGCTTACGGCTCGGCGTCCCACCCTGTTGTGAAACAGTCTGTAAATTGCGTTTCATAACGCACCGGCGCgagcaagaaaaaaacacgACAGGTCCAATAACTGGTCAAACAATAAAGTAGGGGAGGAATAGGCTATCCTGCCGCACTCCCCTACCCTCACCaataatggtttaaaaaaatggacgCCTGGATGCTGCGCGTACTTTCTTTAATGAAGAAATAACTACCATTTTCACTTATGAAACGAATAATTGGGTCAAATGTACGTTTTACCATGTAAATTATTCTATTGGCGTAAATGCAAATGGAATATTGAAAGTTGATACCGAAAGTTAAAATACTGTTCATTCTGTATTGCACACAGAACCATCTCGCGATTAGTTCCGTGGTACTGTCATTATCCAGCCTCTCCTGGACTGCAACCTTGACATGGTGGAGAAGCTTGCGTACGCCAGTGACCCTGAGAGCTATGCCGGATGGGGTTTTATAACCCTGGCAGGTTCAACCAGACTGGACAGGTCAAGGGTGAGGAGGCAGATGAACCAGTCCCCGGTCCTCCAGGTTGGGGGTTGGGCATGGGGTTAACTACCCCCACCCTGGAAGAAAGTATGAGTTACAGAAACTTTGACTGTCATTTTGTACCTCATGATAACGACGAGCGCTTTTCTAATCCAAATGAAATAGATTTAGCATGTAAGTAATAGCTCTTCTTGTTCCACATGTTGTCTTATTTAGCCTGCATTCTACATCTGTACAGTTGCCATGTCAGTATTGAaagctcttttgtttttttttttcatttagccaATATCATTTTATCTTTTACAGGAAGTTTTGCTGGAAGGTGGTAAGCCCAAGGacatagtcacacacatgctgaaaGCGACAGAATTCCCCCCGACATTTCAGCAGATTTAAACACTGGCATTAAGcctaataaaaatgttgattacCCTGAATGTCGATTAACCTGACAGTGATTCCCAACACAATGGAGTATTAGGCCTCTGTCTGCCACTAACATTCACAAAGGTGTCCCTCGTAAGGCTTGATGAGAGCTGAAGGTTGGACGTTCATATCCAGTTTGGCATGTTGGATGTGTCCCAGAAACAGCGCACAAATTGCTTTTCATATAACGAGCATGTGATTAAGTAACTTCAAGAGAACCAGAAGTTCAGGCTCTACTCATCCAGTAGTAGACTGCTCTGTATGGAAAGTTTCTGCCCGACAGAAGCTgttgcatttcagttttatccACAGCAAATGATGAGGGTCACAGCATCGTTTGAgaagaacagaaataatattcaTTATATTGGGTAATTTACCTGAATGAGTAAcatgtgcattcattttaaagttgttttttattttactgaccGGATTAGGGAAATTTATTTCTGATTATAGAAATTACTGTAAAGTggattttgtgtgaaatgatgCAGTTGTGGCTCAGCCTCAGTAGAAGTGACGTACACGTGGGTGTGAGATACGCTCAAGTGTGTAAGAGGAAGTGGCTTTCACCTCACGACTAGGGATGGGTCTagaacaggggtgtcaaactgaaccCCAAGAGTACCACAGTGTGcgagtttttgtgttttcctttcaatcagctgccaattgcAGCCTTGAGAACAAGCtttgtggattccttagccagacaatgacttaaattaaataatttctaagaacaccccaaaaaccagtagacactgcagccctcaaGGACTGGAGTTTGTCACCTAGAAtgtatttatgaagaaaatTTCAGCACAAAtctcccccactcacccccttAACTCCACCCTTTCCTGTTATACCCCCttagccccacccctccccatgATACACCaccttagcccccccccccccccccttcatgacCATAGAACCATCAGGGACGCTGCTTGTGTCTTTTCCCCCCGAGCAGGGAGACCCCAGTTTGGCTCTGCCCTTTCCCGGGCCTGGAGCCAGCAGAGCAGGGTGAAGCACTGCAGCTGGGGTTTTCAGCAGTTCAGCGATACCGCAGGGTAGCTTGAGGCCGCTTCTACCATCTTTAGTAATCATTACAAAGACTAGGACAGGAGTATAAAAGCTAACCAGGTCAACACTGCTGTCTGTGTTATACTATACCTGTTATACTGGACCTGTCTTGTACTATACCTGGTAGGAATGCATTATATTTGTTTCTGATCCTGTCTGtctattcttttattttggaaagtGCTTTGAAAGCATTGTGAAAAAAGTTCAGTttgaataaagttattattacaTTG is a window from the Anguilla anguilla isolate fAngAng1 chromosome 3, fAngAng1.pri, whole genome shotgun sequence genome containing:
- the lonrf1 gene encoding LON peptidase N-terminal domain and RING finger protein 1 → MDFMDCPICEFLMCEPVTVPCGHSFCRRCVGTSLSARCPICKEKLKSRDVKNIKNNVLLFSVIEKCCPEEVKLKCRLRERLKAREFAQALRIVDEGLDIYPEDVSLKLWRAEVFVGLQRFADALRDLSDLCRQRPSWAEGFFRKGRVLQDMGRHTEALCQYQHCLRLHPEFSTARSEVTKILAAEGVAVPEDSPQLLPLVSEYLRDPRPVVSAVAPSHGDGSKRSADQEGDAGRQDDAAQGVDEAKHGTSTECCLSLCQTVSFLPSAEEDEELMMRKEERGMRGRGGQRKEISLSVLTVSDFECPLCIRQFYEPVSTPCGHTFCKSCIERSLDHNLHCPLCKQPLHEYLRNRKYIVTVLLQEVMSQLFPQQLEERTQVHEAEIAELSNLTQDIPIFVCTVAFPGVACPLHIFEPRYRLMMRRCVETGTRKFGMCTYEPGKGFADYGCMLDILRLDLLPDGRSFVDTVGGSRFRVLRRSQRDGYHTADIEYLEDQKVEGAELDLLKRLHDNVYEQAREWYRRLNGRIQDQVSRQYGPMPQMEDDIQASPDGPVWCWWLLSVLQLDPSYQTTILSLPSLKDRLGHLRLVLEYFSQG